The genomic segment CCGTTCCGGGAGCTGACCCAGGCCGCCCTGCGCTACGCCTGCAAGCGGCTGGCGCTTGCGCTCACCGAAGCCTCCGAGCAGCAGCTGATGCACCAGTACCACGAGCTGCCCGCCTTCGGCGAAGCGCGCGAGGTGCTGCAGGCGCTGCGCGAGCGCGGCGTGGTGACCGGCATCCTGTCCAACGGCGACCCGCCGATGCTGCAGGCCGCAGTGGCGAGCGCGGGGCTCGGGCCGCTGCTGGACCACGTGCTCAGCGTCGATCCGCTGCGCAAGTACAAGACGCATCCGCAGGCCTATGCACTCGGCACTCAGGCCACCGCGCTGCCCGCCGCGGACATCCTGTTCGTCAGCTGCAATTCGTGGGACGCGCTGGCCGCCACGTGGTTCGGCTATCGCACGCTGTGGGTCAACCGCTACCGGCTGCCGTTCGAGGAGTTGGGCACGCAGCCCACGCGCACCGGCGAGACGCTGCGCGACGTGCTCGCCTTCTTCTGATTTTTCGTTTTTCTTCCATTCGATTCGACAAGGAGCCTTCCATGACCGCCCGCACGTCCGTCCACCGCCTCCAGGTGGCGACCGAACTGCATCGCTTCATCGAGGACAAGGTCCTGCCGGGCACCGGCGTGGACAGCGCCGCGTTCTGGAAGGGATTCGACGCCATCGTCCACGACCTCGCGCCGAAGAACATCGCGCTGCTCGCCGAGCGTGACCGGCTGCAGGCCGAACTGGATCGCTGGCACCAGGCGCACCCGGGCCCGATCCAGGACATGAAGGCCTACCGCGGCTTCCTCGAGCAGATCGGCTACCTGGTGCCGCCGCCGGCCGGCGTGAAGGCGACGACGGCGAACGTCGACGCCGAACTCGCGATCCAGGCCGGCCCGCAGCTCGTGGTGCCGATCCTCAACGCGCGCTACGCGCTCAACGCCGCC from the Ramlibacter henchirensis genome contains:
- a CDS encoding haloacid dehalogenase type II, with the protein product MEKPRAVLFDAYGTLFDVYGIGALAERLFPGQGQALAVLWRDKQIEYTRLVTTSNDGAHYRPFRELTQAALRYACKRLALALTEASEQQLMHQYHELPAFGEAREVLQALRERGVVTGILSNGDPPMLQAAVASAGLGPLLDHVLSVDPLRKYKTHPQAYALGTQATALPAADILFVSCNSWDALAATWFGYRTLWVNRYRLPFEELGTQPTRTGETLRDVLAFF